A single genomic interval of Streptococcus oralis subsp. dentisani harbors:
- the rlmB gene encoding 23S rRNA (guanosine(2251)-2'-O)-methyltransferase RlmB — MKTNDIVYGIHAVTEALLANTGNKLYLQEDLRGKNVEKVKELATEKKVSVSWTSKKSLSEMTEGAVHQGFVLRVSEFAYSELDHILAKTRQEENPLLLILDGLTDPHNLGSILRTADATNVSGVIIPKHRAVGVTPVVAKTATGAIEHVPIARVTNLSQTLDKLKDEGFWTFGTDMNGTPCHKWNTKGKIALIIGNEGKGISSNIKKQVDEMITIPMNGHVQSLNASVAAAILMYEVFRNRL; from the coding sequence ATGAAAACAAATGATATTGTCTATGGCATCCACGCCGTTACCGAAGCCCTCCTTGCAAATACAGGAAACAAACTCTACCTCCAAGAAGATCTCAGAGGCAAGAATGTTGAGAAAGTCAAGGAACTAGCTACAGAAAAGAAGGTGTCCGTTTCTTGGACTTCAAAAAAATCCCTCTCTGAAATGACCGAAGGCGCTGTCCACCAAGGTTTCGTTCTAAGAGTCTCTGAATTTGCCTATAGCGAGCTGGATCACATCCTTGCAAAAACACGACAAGAAGAAAATCCTTTGCTATTGATTCTGGACGGATTAACTGACCCCCATAATCTTGGTTCTATCTTGAGAACTGCTGACGCGACCAATGTTTCAGGTGTCATCATTCCTAAGCACCGTGCTGTCGGTGTAACTCCAGTCGTTGCCAAAACGGCTACTGGGGCTATTGAGCATGTACCGATTGCCCGAGTGACCAATCTGAGTCAAACTCTAGACAAACTCAAGGATGAAGGTTTCTGGACTTTTGGAACAGATATGAATGGAACCCCTTGCCACAAGTGGAATACAAAAGGGAAAATCGCCCTCATCATCGGAAATGAAGGAAAAGGCATCTCTAGTAACATCAAAAAACAGGTTGATGAGATGATTACCATTCCCATGAATGGGCATGTTCAAAGCCTCAATGCCAGTGTTGCTGCAGCCATTCTCATGTACGAAGTTTTCCGAAATCGACTATAA
- the trxB gene encoding thioredoxin-disulfide reductase: MYDTIIIGAGPAGMTAALYAARSNLKVALIEGGLPGGQMNNTSDIENYPGYANISGPELAERMFEPLENLGVEHLYGYVENIEDQGDYKKVITDNQVYETRTVIVATGSKHRLLGVPGEEELNSRGVSYCAVCDGAFFRDQDLLVVGGGDSAVEEALFLTRFAKTVTIVHRRDELRAQKVLQDRAFANEKVNFIWDSVVKEIKGDNRVESVVFENVKTGQVTEQAFGGVFIYVGLDPVSDFVKELNIQDQAGWIVTDNHMKTAVDGIFAVGDVRQKDLRQVTTAVGDGAIAGQEAYKFITEHS; encoded by the coding sequence ATGTACGATACGATTATTATTGGTGCTGGACCTGCGGGAATGACAGCTGCCTTATATGCCGCTCGCAGCAATCTGAAAGTGGCTTTGATTGAAGGTGGTCTGCCAGGCGGGCAAATGAATAACACGTCTGACATTGAAAACTATCCAGGTTATGCCAATATTAGTGGACCTGAATTGGCTGAAAGGATGTTTGAACCACTTGAAAACCTTGGAGTGGAGCATCTTTATGGCTATGTTGAAAATATTGAAGACCAGGGTGACTATAAGAAGGTCATCACTGATAATCAAGTTTACGAAACCCGTACAGTCATCGTGGCAACTGGCTCAAAACACCGTCTTTTAGGTGTTCCCGGAGAAGAAGAACTGAACAGTCGTGGTGTTTCTTACTGTGCAGTCTGTGATGGAGCTTTCTTCCGTGACCAAGACTTACTCGTAGTTGGTGGCGGAGATTCAGCGGTAGAAGAGGCTCTTTTCTTGACTCGCTTTGCCAAGACTGTTACTATTGTTCACCGTCGGGATGAACTTCGTGCCCAAAAGGTTTTGCAAGACCGTGCCTTTGCAAATGAGAAAGTCAACTTTATCTGGGATTCTGTAGTTAAGGAAATCAAAGGTGACAATCGAGTAGAATCTGTCGTATTTGAAAATGTAAAAACGGGTCAAGTGACAGAGCAAGCCTTCGGTGGTGTCTTTATTTATGTTGGTTTGGATCCTGTTAGTGATTTTGTTAAAGAATTGAATATCCAAGACCAGGCAGGCTGGATTGTGACAGACAACCACATGAAAACTGCCGTTGACGGTATCTTTGCGGTTGGGGATGTTCGCCAGAAAGACCTTCGCCAAGTGACAACAGCAGTTGGAGATGGGGCTATCGCTGGTCAAGAAGCCTATAAATTTATTACAGAACATAGTTAA
- a CDS encoding DUF4059 family protein, producing the protein MLLQLFSLYFESLILTTILVVIFLGIWIGLRAMSGVDKTAKARQAHLYDMIMIGVLVVPVLSFAVMSLLLVFKA; encoded by the coding sequence ATGCTGCTGCAACTGTTTTCTTTATATTTCGAGAGTTTGATCTTAACGACCATCCTTGTCGTGATTTTTCTGGGGATTTGGATTGGATTGAGAGCCATGTCTGGCGTGGACAAGACAGCCAAGGCGCGACAAGCCCATCTCTATGATATGATCATGATTGGAGTTTTGGTCGTTCCGGTGTTATCCTTTGCCGTCATGAGTTTGCTCTTGGTTTTCAAGGCATAA
- a CDS encoding amino acid ABC transporter ATP-binding protein, whose product MIKISNLSKSFSGQTVLDHLDLDIQKGEVVALIGSSGAGKSTFLRSLNYLETPDSGTIQIDNFKVDFSQISQEEILTLRRKLSMVFQQFNLFERRTALDNVKEGLVVVKKLSDEEATKIAKEELAKVGLSDREQHYPRHLSGGQKQRVALARALAMKPDVLLLDEPTSALDPELVGEVEKSIADAAKSGQTMILVSHDMSFVAQVADKILFLDKGKIIESGTPDEIINHPKEERTKEFFASYKRTYI is encoded by the coding sequence ATGATTAAGATTTCGAATTTAAGCAAATCCTTTTCAGGTCAGACTGTCTTGGATCATCTAGACTTGGATATCCAAAAGGGAGAAGTGGTTGCCTTGATTGGTTCATCTGGAGCTGGAAAATCAACTTTTCTTCGTAGTTTGAACTACCTTGAAACTCCAGATAGTGGAACGATTCAGATTGACAATTTCAAAGTTGATTTTTCTCAGATTAGCCAAGAAGAGATTTTGACCCTTCGTCGCAAGCTATCCATGGTTTTTCAACAGTTCAATTTGTTTGAACGGCGAACAGCCCTTGACAATGTCAAGGAAGGCTTGGTTGTTGTTAAGAAATTATCGGACGAGGAAGCAACAAAAATCGCCAAGGAAGAGTTGGCCAAGGTTGGTCTTTCTGACCGTGAGCAGCATTACCCTCGCCATTTATCAGGTGGACAAAAGCAACGGGTTGCCCTCGCGCGTGCGCTTGCTATGAAACCAGATGTCTTGCTCTTGGATGAACCAACGTCGGCACTGGACCCAGAATTGGTCGGAGAAGTAGAAAAGTCTATTGCAGATGCCGCTAAGTCTGGTCAGACCATGATCTTGGTTAGTCACGATATGTCTTTTGTAGCCCAAGTGGCAGATAAGATTTTGTTCCTAGATAAGGGGAAAATCATCGAGTCAGGTACACCGGATGAAATCATCAATCATCCGAAAGAAGAACGGACAAAAGAATTCTTCGCTAGTTACAAACGGACTTATATTTGA
- a CDS encoding amino acid ABC transporter permease translates to MTVTTFLASDWYQSLMQLIPDGKLFSLRSVFDGIPRIVQQLPTTLMLTLGGALFGLILALIFAIVKINRVKILYPLQAFFVSFLKGTPILVQLMLTYYGIPLALKAINQQWGTGFNINAIPAALFAIVAFAFNEAAYASETIRAAILSVNPGEIEAARSLGMTRAQVYRRVIIPNAAVVATPTLINSLIGLTKGTSLAFSAGVVEVFAQAQILGGADYRYFERFISVALVYWVVNIGIESLGRFIERKMAISAPDTVQTDVKGDLR, encoded by the coding sequence ATGACTGTTACAACATTTTTAGCATCAGATTGGTACCAAAGTTTGATGCAACTCATTCCGGATGGTAAGCTCTTTAGTTTGCGTTCGGTCTTTGATGGAATTCCAAGGATTGTCCAGCAACTGCCTACAACCTTGATGTTGACGCTTGGAGGTGCACTCTTTGGTCTGATACTTGCCTTGATTTTTGCCATTGTTAAGATCAATCGTGTTAAGATCTTATATCCCTTGCAGGCCTTTTTCGTCAGCTTCTTAAAAGGTACCCCAATCCTAGTTCAACTTATGTTGACCTACTACGGAATACCTCTGGCACTGAAAGCTATCAACCAGCAATGGGGCACTGGTTTCAATATCAATGCGATTCCAGCGGCACTTTTTGCGATTGTGGCCTTTGCTTTTAATGAGGCGGCTTATGCAAGTGAAACGATTCGTGCAGCCATCCTTTCTGTTAATCCAGGTGAAATTGAGGCGGCGCGTAGTTTGGGTATGACACGAGCGCAAGTTTATCGTCGTGTGATTATTCCTAATGCAGCGGTGGTAGCTACTCCAACCTTGATCAATTCCCTCATCGGTTTGACCAAGGGAACTTCTCTAGCCTTTAGTGCGGGTGTTGTCGAAGTTTTTGCTCAGGCTCAGATTTTGGGTGGAGCGGATTACCGCTATTTTGAACGCTTTATCTCCGTAGCCCTTGTTTATTGGGTAGTCAATATCGGAATTGAAAGCCTCGGTCGTTTCATCGAGAGAAAAATGGCTATTTCTGCACCCGATACAGTGCAAACAGATGTGAAAGGAGACCTTCGTTAA
- a CDS encoding arsenate reductase family protein has protein sequence MLEFIEYPKCSTCKKAKNELDKLGVDYKAVHIVEETPSEDVILNWLETSGFEVKQFFNTSGIKYRELGLKDKVGSLSKQEAAKLLASDGMLLKRPILVENGAVKQIGYRKSYEDLGLR, from the coding sequence ATGTTAGAATTTATCGAATACCCAAAATGTTCAACTTGTAAGAAAGCAAAAAATGAATTGGATAAACTTGGTGTGGACTACAAAGCTGTCCACATCGTAGAAGAAACCCCAAGTGAAGACGTGATTTTGAACTGGTTGGAAACTTCCGGTTTTGAAGTGAAACAATTTTTCAATACTAGCGGGATTAAATACCGCGAACTGGGCCTAAAAGATAAGGTGGGAAGTTTGTCAAAACAAGAAGCGGCCAAGCTTCTAGCCAGTGATGGCATGTTATTGAAACGTCCAATTCTGGTGGAAAATGGTGCTGTTAAACAAATCGGCTATAGAAAATCCTATGAGGACTTAGGTTTGAGATAG
- a CDS encoding methylated-DNA--[protein]-cysteine S-methyltransferase — MKQKKYEKMLYPSPIGTLSLVADEQYLYGIWVQDQKHFERGLGDKTIEEVVNHPVLEQVISYLDTYFEGRVQDLSDLPLAPIGTDFEKRVWTYLQSIPYGQTVTYGQIAQDLQVASAQAIGGAVGRNPWSILVPCHRVLGSGNRLTGYASGVEKKAWLLQHEGAAFQENKE; from the coding sequence ATGAAGCAGAAAAAGTACGAAAAAATGCTCTACCCGTCGCCAATTGGGACCTTATCCTTAGTTGCTGACGAGCAATATCTGTATGGCATTTGGGTACAGGACCAGAAGCATTTTGAGAGGGGATTAGGAGATAAAACAATAGAAGAAGTTGTTAATCATCCTGTATTAGAGCAAGTTATTTCCTATTTAGATACCTATTTCGAAGGCAGGGTTCAGGATCTATCAGACTTACCTTTGGCTCCTATTGGAACGGATTTTGAAAAGCGGGTCTGGACCTACTTGCAGAGCATTCCTTATGGTCAAACAGTGACTTACGGACAAATAGCGCAGGACCTGCAAGTAGCTTCTGCCCAAGCGATTGGCGGAGCAGTAGGGCGCAATCCTTGGTCCATCCTCGTACCCTGTCATCGTGTGCTGGGGTCAGGAAATCGCTTGACAGGCTATGCATCTGGAGTCGAAAAGAAAGCCTGGCTCTTGCAACATGAAGGTGCAGCATTTCAAGAAAATAAAGAATAG
- a CDS encoding GNAT family N-acetyltransferase has product MEIRLAFPNEVGAIMQVMEDAKKCLAKSGSGQWQNGYPNADIIIDDIISGQAYVALEEGELLSYAAVTKSPEEAYEAIYEGSWHGEESEYLVFHRIAVATDVQGQGVAQTFLEGLIEGFDYLDFRSDTHVQNKAMQHIFEKLGFQQVGMVPVDGERLAYQKLKK; this is encoded by the coding sequence ATGGAGATTCGTTTAGCTTTTCCAAACGAAGTAGGTGCGATTATGCAGGTGATGGAGGATGCCAAAAAGTGTTTAGCCAAGTCTGGTAGTGGCCAGTGGCAAAATGGCTATCCAAATGCCGACATCATTATTGATGATATTATCTCAGGCCAAGCTTATGTGGCCTTGGAAGAGGGAGAACTGCTATCCTATGCTGCTGTGACCAAGAGCCCAGAGGAAGCCTATGAAGCGATTTATGAAGGAAGTTGGCATGGGGAAGAATCAGAATATCTGGTCTTTCACCGTATCGCTGTGGCAACAGATGTCCAAGGACAAGGAGTTGCTCAGACTTTCCTAGAAGGCTTGATTGAAGGTTTTGATTATCTAGATTTTCGTTCAGATACGCATGTACAAAACAAGGCCATGCAGCATATCTTTGAAAAGCTAGGTTTCCAACAGGTCGGTATGGTTCCAGTTGATGGGGAACGCTTGGCCTATCAGAAATTAAAAAAATGA
- a CDS encoding DUF1836 domain-containing protein, which produces MNSNFSYPKWEDIPNIDLYLDQVLLYVNQVCAPVSPDKEKGLTASMVNNYVKHGYLTKPDKKRYQRKQIARLIAITTLKSVFSIQEIAQTLNTLQTQASSDQLYDAFVDCMNHGIDPENPIIQTSCQTVKLYHQTLDLILIKEEEEIQ; this is translated from the coding sequence ATGAATTCTAACTTTTCCTACCCAAAATGGGAAGACATTCCAAACATTGACCTCTATCTGGATCAGGTTTTGCTTTATGTCAATCAAGTCTGCGCCCCTGTCTCTCCAGATAAAGAAAAGGGGCTAACAGCATCCATGGTCAATAATTATGTCAAACATGGTTACCTGACAAAGCCAGACAAGAAAAGATACCAACGCAAACAAATTGCCCGTTTAATTGCCATCACCACTCTCAAGTCTGTCTTTTCGATCCAAGAAATCGCTCAGACCCTCAATACTCTGCAAACTCAAGCGAGTTCAGACCAGCTCTACGATGCTTTTGTGGACTGTATGAACCATGGGATTGATCCAGAAAATCCTATTATCCAAACCAGCTGTCAAACGGTTAAACTCTATCATCAAACTCTAGACTTAATCCTTATCAAAGAAGAGGAGGAAATCCAATGA
- a CDS encoding PAQR family membrane homeostasis protein TrhA, producing the protein MNTSLKLSKKLSFGEEIANSVTHAVGAVIMLILLPISSTYSYEAHGFLSSFGVSIFVISLFLMFLSSTIYHSMAYGSTHKYVLRIIDHSMIYVAIAGSYTPVVLTLMNNWFGYLIIAIQWGTTIFGILYKIFAKKVNEKFSLALYLIMGWLVLAIIPAIISQTTPIFWSLMVTGGLCYTVGAGFYAKKKPYFHMIWHLFILAASALQYIAIVYYM; encoded by the coding sequence ATGAATACCAGTCTAAAACTCAGTAAAAAACTCAGTTTTGGAGAGGAGATTGCTAATAGCGTAACCCATGCTGTGGGTGCCGTTATCATGCTCATCCTACTCCCTATTTCATCCACCTATAGTTATGAAGCACACGGATTTTTATCATCTTTTGGTGTTTCTATCTTTGTTATCAGTCTCTTTCTCATGTTCCTCTCGTCAACCATTTACCACTCTATGGCCTATGGTTCGACCCACAAATACGTCTTGCGAATCATCGACCATTCTATGATTTATGTGGCTATCGCAGGCTCTTATACGCCAGTCGTTCTAACCTTAATGAATAACTGGTTTGGCTATCTCATTATTGCCATTCAGTGGGGAACGACCATCTTTGGTATCCTCTATAAAATCTTTGCTAAAAAGGTCAATGAGAAATTCAGCCTTGCCCTTTACCTGATTATGGGCTGGTTGGTTCTGGCTATCATTCCTGCCATTATAAGTCAAACAACACCAATTTTCTGGAGTCTCATGGTAACTGGTGGACTCTGTTATACAGTTGGAGCTGGATTTTACGCTAAGAAAAAACCTTATTTCCACATGATTTGGCATCTCTTTATACTAGCTGCGTCTGCACTTCAATATATCGCGATTGTTTATTACATGTAA
- the pdxT gene encoding pyridoxal 5'-phosphate synthase glutaminase subunit PdxT, protein MKIGILALQGAFAEHAKVLEKLGVVSVEIRNLDDFQQHQSDLVGLILPGGESTTMGKLLRDQNMLLPIREAILSGLPVFGTCAGLILLAKEITSQEESHLGTMDIVVERNAYGRQLGSFYAEAECKGVGQISMTFIRGPIISSLGEGVEILATVDDQIVAAQEENMLVTSFHPELTDDARLHQYFINMCKEKS, encoded by the coding sequence ATGAAAATCGGAATATTAGCCTTGCAGGGTGCCTTTGCAGAACATGCAAAAGTGCTAGAAAAGTTAGGTGTTGTTAGTGTCGAAATCAGAAATTTAGATGATTTTCAACAACATCAGAGTGACTTGGTGGGTTTGATATTACCTGGAGGTGAGTCTACAACCATGGGCAAGCTCTTGCGTGACCAGAACATGCTGCTTCCCATCCGAGAAGCCATTCTATCTGGATTACCCGTTTTTGGGACCTGTGCGGGCTTGATTTTGCTGGCTAAGGAAATCACTTCTCAGGAAGAAAGTCATCTTGGAACCATGGATATAGTGGTTGAGCGCAATGCCTATGGGCGCCAACTAGGAAGTTTTTATGCAGAGGCAGAATGTAAGGGAGTCGGTCAGATTTCCATGACTTTTATCCGTGGACCGATTATCAGCAGTCTTGGAGAGGGTGTAGAAATTCTAGCAACAGTTGATGATCAAATCGTTGCTGCGCAAGAAGAGAATATGCTTGTAACTTCTTTTCATCCAGAATTGACAGATGATGCTCGCTTGCACCAGTACTTTATCAATATGTGTAAAGAAAAAAGTTGA
- the pdxS gene encoding pyridoxal 5'-phosphate synthase lyase subunit PdxS: MTENRYELNKNLAQMLKGGVIMDVQNPEQARIAEAAGAAAVMALERIPADIRAAGGVSRMSDPKMIKEIQEAVSIPVMAKVRIGHFVEAQILEAIEIDYIDESEVLSPADDRFHVDKKEFQVPFVCGAKDLGEALRRIAEGASMIRTKGEPGTGDIVQAVRHMRMMNQEIRRIQNLREDELYVAAKELQVPVELIQYVHEYGKLPVVNFAAGGVATPADAALMMQLGAEGVFVGSGIFKSGDPVKRASAIVKAVTNYRNPQILAQISEDLGEAMVGINESEIQILMAERGK; encoded by the coding sequence ATGACTGAAAATCGTTATGAACTAAATAAAAACTTGGCACAGATGCTCAAAGGTGGGGTTATCATGGACGTTCAGAACCCTGAACAGGCTCGTATCGCAGAGGCTGCTGGTGCGGCAGCTGTTATGGCCTTGGAACGGATTCCAGCTGATATTCGTGCAGCTGGTGGAGTTTCCCGTATGAGTGATCCAAAGATGATTAAGGAAATCCAAGAAGCGGTCAGTATTCCAGTGATGGCCAAGGTCAGAATCGGGCATTTTGTTGAAGCTCAGATTTTAGAGGCTATTGAGATTGACTATATCGATGAGAGTGAAGTGCTGTCTCCAGCTGATGACCGTTTTCATGTGGACAAGAAAGAATTCCAAGTTCCTTTTGTCTGTGGAGCTAAGGATTTGGGTGAAGCCTTGCGTCGTATCGCTGAAGGAGCTTCCATGATTCGGACAAAAGGAGAACCCGGTACAGGTGACATCGTTCAAGCCGTTCGTCATATGCGCATGATGAATCAGGAAATTCGCCGTATTCAAAATCTACGCGAAGATGAACTCTATGTCGCAGCAAAAGAACTCCAAGTCCCTGTTGAATTGATTCAGTATGTCCATGAATATGGAAAATTACCAGTTGTCAACTTTGCAGCCGGAGGTGTGGCAACACCTGCAGATGCTGCGCTGATGATGCAATTGGGGGCAGAGGGCGTCTTTGTCGGTTCAGGTATTTTCAAATCAGGAGACCCTGTTAAACGAGCAAGTGCCATTGTCAAAGCAGTAACCAATTACCGAAACCCACAAATCCTAGCACAAATTTCAGAAGATCTTGGGGAAGCCATGGTTGGTATCAATGAGAGTGAAATTCAAATTCTCATGGCAGAGCGAGGAAAATAG
- the nox gene encoding H2O-forming NADH oxidase, whose translation MSKIVVVGANHAGTACINTMLDNFGHENEIVVFDQNSNISFLGCGMALWIGEQIDGPEGLFYSDKEKLEAKGAKVYMNSPVLSIDYDNKVVTAEVEGKEHKESYDKLIFATGSTPILPPIEGVEIVKGNREFKATLENVQFVKLYQNAEEVIEKLEDKSKHLERIAVVGGGYIGVELAEAFERLGKEVVLVDIVDTVLNGYYDKDFTQMMAKNLEDHNIRLALGQTVKAIQGDGKVERLVTDKETFDVDMVVLAVGFRPNTALADGKIELFRNGAFLVDKKQETSIPGVYAVGDCATVYDNARKDTSYIALASNAVRTGIVGAYNACGHELEGIGVQGSNGISIYGLHMVSTGLTLEKAKAAGYNATETGFNDLQKPEFIKHDNHEVAIKIVFDKDSREILGAQMVSHDAAISMGIHMFSLAIQEHVTIDKLALTDLFFLPHFNKPYNYITMAALTAEK comes from the coding sequence ATGAGTAAAATCGTTGTAGTTGGTGCTAACCACGCTGGTACAGCTTGTATTAATACGATGTTGGACAACTTTGGTCATGAAAATGAAATTGTGGTATTTGACCAAAACTCAAATATTTCATTCCTTGGTTGTGGAATGGCGCTTTGGATTGGGGAACAAATTGATGGCCCAGAAGGTCTCTTCTACTCTGATAAAGAAAAATTGGAAGCAAAAGGTGCTAAAGTGTACATGAACTCACCAGTACTTTCAATTGACTATGATAACAAGGTTGTTACAGCAGAAGTTGAAGGAAAAGAGCACAAAGAGTCTTATGATAAATTGATCTTTGCAACTGGTTCAACTCCAATCTTGCCTCCAATCGAAGGTGTTGAAATTGTTAAGGGCAACCGCGAATTCAAAGCAACTCTGGAAAATGTACAATTTGTTAAATTGTACCAAAACGCTGAGGAAGTTATTGAAAAACTTGAAGACAAGAGCAAACACCTTGAGCGCATTGCCGTTGTTGGTGGTGGTTACATTGGTGTAGAACTTGCCGAAGCCTTTGAGCGTCTTGGAAAAGAAGTGGTGCTTGTTGACATCGTAGACACTGTTTTGAACGGCTACTATGACAAAGACTTCACTCAAATGATGGCGAAGAACTTGGAAGACCACAACATCCGCTTAGCTCTTGGTCAAACAGTTAAAGCGATTCAAGGTGATGGTAAAGTGGAACGCTTGGTAACAGACAAAGAAACATTTGATGTGGATATGGTGGTTCTTGCAGTTGGTTTCCGTCCAAACACAGCTCTTGCTGACGGTAAGATTGAACTCTTCCGCAACGGTGCCTTCCTTGTAGACAAGAAACAAGAAACATCTATCCCAGGTGTCTACGCTGTTGGTGACTGTGCAACTGTTTATGACAATGCTCGTAAAGACACTAGCTACATCGCTCTTGCATCTAACGCTGTACGTACTGGTATTGTGGGTGCTTACAATGCTTGTGGTCATGAATTGGAAGGAATCGGAGTTCAAGGATCAAACGGTATCTCTATCTACGGTCTTCACATGGTTTCGACTGGTTTGACTCTTGAAAAAGCTAAAGCTGCTGGTTACAACGCAACTGAAACAGGCTTTAACGATCTTCAAAAACCAGAGTTTATCAAACATGACAACCACGAAGTTGCCATCAAGATTGTCTTTGACAAAGACAGCCGCGAAATCCTTGGTGCACAAATGGTTTCACATGATGCTGCTATCAGTATGGGAATCCACATGTTCTCACTTGCGATCCAAGAGCATGTGACGATTGATAAATTGGCATTGACGGACCTATTCTTCTTGCCACACTTTAACAAACCATACAACTACATCACAATGGCTGCACTTACAGCTGAAAAATAA
- a CDS encoding FAD:protein FMN transferase encodes MPLRSRSERLMGTTITISLVDEQAETLLQGAFNLLKELEYRFNANSQESELMEINYQAGIAPVKVHPDLFELIALGLEHSLAPSSHLNISIGPLIQTWRIGFADARLPELDEIEAVLPLVNPHFIKLDPTSSTVFLEKKGMKLDLGCLAKGYSADKVAQYLKVHGVTSALINLGGNILTIGNNQEKEGKDWQIGIQDPRNPRGNHLLTIPASNKSVVTSGIYERHLTVDGKDYHHIFDSETGFPVETDLASLTIVSDKSVDGEIWTTRLFGERSASILWQVESIDGIEAILIDKEGRLACSSGLQNCIM; translated from the coding sequence TTGCCTCTTCGTTCTCGTTCTGAACGGCTGATGGGAACAACTATCACGATTTCATTAGTAGATGAGCAGGCAGAAACCCTGCTTCAAGGTGCTTTTAACTTGCTCAAAGAGCTCGAATACCGCTTCAACGCCAACAGTCAAGAATCCGAACTGATGGAAATCAACTACCAGGCTGGAATTGCTCCAGTCAAGGTCCATCCTGATCTATTTGAACTGATTGCTCTTGGACTTGAGCATAGCCTAGCTCCCTCTAGCCATCTCAATATCAGTATCGGTCCCTTGATTCAAACCTGGCGAATCGGATTTGCAGATGCACGGCTTCCAGAGTTAGACGAAATCGAAGCTGTCTTGCCTCTAGTTAACCCGCATTTTATCAAGTTAGATCCGACTAGCTCTACTGTATTTTTAGAGAAAAAGGGAATGAAACTTGATTTAGGTTGCTTAGCTAAAGGCTATAGTGCAGATAAGGTTGCTCAGTATTTAAAAGTACACGGAGTCACCTCTGCTTTGATCAATCTCGGAGGAAATATCCTTACCATCGGGAACAATCAAGAAAAAGAAGGGAAAGACTGGCAAATCGGTATTCAAGATCCGCGAAATCCTCGTGGCAATCATCTCCTAACCATTCCTGCTTCTAACAAATCCGTTGTCACTTCAGGTATCTATGAACGCCACCTGACAGTAGATGGAAAAGACTATCACCATATCTTTGATAGTGAGACAGGCTTTCCTGTCGAAACCGATCTTGCTAGCCTAACGATTGTCTCTGATAAATCCGTTGATGGTGAGATATGGACAACACGCCTTTTCGGAGAACGAAGCGCTTCTATCCTCTGGCAAGTCGAAAGTATAGATGGGATTGAAGCCATCCTCATCGACAAAGAGGGACGCCTTGCTTGTTCTTCAGGCCTTCAAAATTGTATTATGTAA
- a CDS encoding NADPH-dependent FMN reductase — protein MLKLIAIVGTNSKRSTNRQLLQYMQKHFADKAEIELVEIKDIPVFNKPADKLLPAEILEIAAKIEASDGVIIGTPEYDHSIPAVLMSALAWLSYGIYPLLNKPIMITGASYGTLGSSRAQLQLRQILNAPEIKANVLPDEFLLSHSLQAFNPSGDLVDLDVIKKLDAIFDDFRIFVKITEKLRNAQELLRKDAEEFDWENL, from the coding sequence ATGCTAAAACTTATTGCCATTGTTGGAACGAACTCTAAACGTTCTACAAACCGCCAATTGCTCCAATACATGCAAAAACACTTTGCGGATAAAGCTGAAATTGAACTCGTTGAAATCAAGGACATCCCTGTTTTCAACAAACCAGCAGATAAACTTCTTCCTGCTGAAATTCTTGAAATTGCAGCCAAAATCGAAGCATCTGATGGTGTCATTATCGGTACTCCTGAGTACGACCACTCTATCCCTGCAGTTTTGATGAGCGCTCTTGCTTGGCTATCTTACGGTATCTACCCACTTTTGAACAAACCAATCATGATCACTGGTGCTTCCTATGGTACACTTGGTTCATCTCGTGCCCAATTGCAACTTCGTCAAATCTTGAATGCTCCTGAAATTAAGGCAAATGTTCTACCAGATGAATTCTTGCTCTCACACTCTCTTCAAGCATTTAACCCAAGTGGCGACTTGGTTGACCTTGATGTCATCAAGAAATTGGATGCCATCTTCGATGACTTCCGTATCTTCGTGAAGATTACTGAAAAATTGCGCAATGCACAAGAATTGCTTCGCAAAGATGCTGAAGAATTTGACTGGGAAAATTTGTAA